DNA sequence from the Phoenix dactylifera cultivar Barhee BC4 chromosome 13, palm_55x_up_171113_PBpolish2nd_filt_p, whole genome shotgun sequence genome:
CAAAGATTTTCTAAATGAATCTTTCTGACATTGGCACtcgctctccttttttttcttaaatcgaAACGCATGAACTCACTCAAAACCAACTCCATATATTAAGATTTGTACGAAGTTCTGTAGTAAATTTATTACGGAGAATCTACGAGTACAATAGTACGATCAAAAGAATCCTTGCAGAGCACAAAAAAAAAGCCTTGTactattatatgcttcaattctAGTTGTGGAAGTCAGCATTACCCGGTTACCAAACATGAGAGGTGTGAGAAACCACTGGATAACCAAGACAACGATGACTCGTCCTCAAAGAATGATCCATCCAAAAGATCTTATTAGAGACATTAGACCCAAGACTCTGGAAACGGTAATGTTACTTAGAATTCAAATCTAGTAGAACAATCAAAACCAAAACGTATCtaacaacaaaaacaaaaggAGAAAAATGCAAACAAATCTAAGAACCAAAACAAAAGAGTttaggagggagggagaaagagagagagagagagacctcaTGGTGGGAAGTCCAAACTGAGGAAAAGGAGTCCATGGCGACAGCCCAGGGATCAACACCCATATCCAGGCAAacaatcttttcttcttcctccgatTCTCTTCTCTCTAGTCTTTATACAGAAATTAGTCCAGGATTCCTCTCTACCCCACTTTGTCAATATTCGACTGCAATAAATTTAAAGCGAACTACTTGCCTTATGAaagatattttctttctttttttaattcttcaaaaaaagaaggatattttcttctttttttttcctttttcctagaGGGGTTTGAAGCAATTTTCCTATATGAATtagcttaaaaatatttttcattctTTATGATCGGTGACTTGACCTGAAATTCTGGATTATAGCGAACTACTTGCCTTATGAaagatattttctttctttttttaattactcaaaaaaagaaagatattttcttcatttttttccctttttcttagtggggtttgAAGCAATTTTCCTATATGAATTAGCTTAAaaatctttttcattttgtatGTTGGGCGGTGGATTATAAAGAGATACACCCTCACTCAGTATACCGTCAAAGGCTCAAATAAAAAAGGCTTAAaggattttaaaagaaaaaaaacgcacatatacacatacatagactatctttgttattttgtgatcaATTGGTGTACAATTTATTTATGCACCAATGCTGTTATCAGATGGCGTGCGAACCTATCGTGATGCTTTGATGGATCTGGGCACTCATGGTGCATGGATCAAAACTTGTGATGTCATAGAGGCAATATCAATGCATTTTTTCGATGTTTTCATTGGCATCAGCCATAAGATCACCGAggttaagaagcttgtaaaaTCGGACGGTCTAAGATCTACAAAAGGACTACACCCAAAAAGGGATCCATAGAAGGAGATGTTATATAGTTTGCAAGTTCTGCAGGCTGAACATGTTCATCAGGTAAAGAATTCAAGGGTCCATCTAAGTCAAAGTCATATTTTAACTTGTATACAGTTGAAATTCTTGACCCCCTAGCATAATTTACATTAGGGGGTTGGATCTAATTCATTTATTTAGGGCAAATCAATTTGAGACATGTTGAGTTATGATTTTGTACAAGAGTTTTTTGAATATTTGGTCTCTTTTTCGGTGCTAGTTGCTTAAATTATTTATGCAAAATAATTGGCAAGAATTATAGTAAATGGATTTGATAGATTAGGCTCGGTTTGTTGGGGATTAATTCTTGCAACATCAATTAGATTAGGGTCAAGTGGGTAATTCGAAATAACCTATCAGTGGGTATGGATTGAGAGGTCATGACCTAATCTCGAGTTGGGTCCAGCATGAATATCTGGCACTTACATGATTGCAAGCAAATTCTATCAATATAGATTTATGCTTTGTTCCACGTAGTCACTTCGTTACTTATGTTTATAGCAATTGGCACACCAGTAGGGACTGCAATGGAAAGTACTTCACTTTGTTGCACTTATACATTAAGTTTAAGAGATAATCCAAGATTTTGAGCTCGAAGTATTTCACTTTAGAGTGAACTTCATTTTGTTCAGTGTCTTTTAATAGTATGGAGCGTTTAATATCTCAAATATTAGATGAGGTTATAGAATGACCGTACAACTAAAGAAATTTGCAAAATTGAACTCCAATAATTATTATTGGATTCAAAAAAGCAACCATTTATCATATAGATCATTTTTAGTTTTAAGTCATTGTATATTCTATTGTAAAATAATGTTACGCTCAAACAAAATGCGATGACAAATaatttatgaaaaaataaaaaataatttttaaagatCTTTGTCATGGAAACTTGAATTTCAACTAGATGTTAGTTTATGTGACTAGAAAACTAACATAGATCGTGTAACAataagaaaagatagaatttttaaagtataaatgttagcataattttaggaaTCACATAATAAACTGCATtacttataatatttttttattagggtGATTCTATATcaacatatattattttttttgttaacatAATCTTGTTAGAATGATTTTATGGATTACATAATAACTTGTATTAGTTAGTAATATCTTTCAGTGCGATCCTATATCgtcttatattattatttttgtatggagTCTGTACACAAGTATATATAACCTCTAAGATGTACCgaatataatgaaaataaaaaaataaaaatatttttctatttttttataaatattttaatatggtaTCAGAGTCGCTGATCTCTTCCGTCTTTATTGTGGCCGTCGTTACTATATTTAGAAGCTTTGAAGACCCCCAATGCCAATTTATTGATCTCTGTTCTTGGATGAATCAATACCTATATATCCTCTCTTTTTCGGTGGATCCGCAAATTCTCTGCTTCCATCATATACAGTACATCTCAGGGGTTAATATACTTATGTACAGACTCCATACAAGAAAAATGATCGGCTGATATAGGATTATAGTAGAAAATATTATTGATTGATACAAGTTGttatgtgatccctaaaatcaATCAAACAAAATCAtgttaacaaaaaaattaatatatgttGATACAgaatcatgctaataaagaaaaatattatgagtgATGCAGGTTATTACGTGAGCCCCAAACTTTTGCTAACGTTAACCAATATTTGTCTTCCATGGTGCTTCCATCTATGAGGATCATCAACCTTCGATTAACTTCTCTCTGAGCTCTGTCATTGCCGCAACTATCATTTTCTGTATCTTCTCGCTATCACATTATTAGACAAGtcaatcaaccacatcgttAGACATGTCAGTTTATTGCATCAGTCAGACAAATTAGTCTACCATATCGGCTCCGTAGTTGTTATGTCAACTCCTAATCCGCTACATCAGCTTTTGAGCTATTATAACAGCTCGTGTTCTGCCATATCAGGCTCTATGCCGCCACATCAGCACTTGATCTACCATAATGTCAGCTTATGAGTTGTTATGTCAGCTCTTAATTTATCACGTCAGCTTCTGAACTGCTACTTCAGCTCTTGATCTAGTAAGTCAGTTTCTCGATACATTCGTGATCTAATTTTCAAACTTAAATTGGCACCTATAGTACCATCTTAAGTTTGAGGGAGaatgttagcataattttagggatcacataaCAACATATATCacttataatatttttctttattagcgtgATTTTGtatcaacatatatatatattttttgttagCATAATCTTGTTAGAGTGAATTTAGGGATCACATAATAACTTGTATCAGATAgtaatattttctattattagtTTGATTctatatcagcctatattattttttttgtatagaGTCTATATAGAAGTATATATAACCCTCGAGATGTACCGAATATAAtggaaatagaaaaataatttttttataaatattttaacaatAACTATACCAATCCAGCACAATATTTGATGATGAATTGATGCTCTGTACATATAATTTTCATCttcatgattaaaaaaataataaaaaaggatttttcGGAGTTGTGGCTCGGATGCTCTTTGGAGAGGTCCCGGCGTCTtagtttttttctaattttttttatattttattttttggtccACATGAatgcccttttttttgttttaataaatctgattttataaaaaaaagaaaaagccgtCTCAGTCATGGCCCAGCGGCGTTCCTCACGGCTGTCCACGAGAGAGCACATGGGCATTAGTTACACGCCATGTGTATTTCTCGTTTCCCACTGGACCACGTGTCCAAGACCGACGTCCCGATCGTAGACGTGCGGCGCGCTACCGGACAAAACCTGTTGCACGTGTCATGATCCTGGAGTCGGGAGGCAACATGAAACGCCCAGGATTAGCAATGAAGCAAGGTGCATGTGCCTCCACCGTTCCCGCCGTCTAAACCATTTTCGTTGGTGCTTTTGTTGGGGAAACGACAGGAAGTGACGTGCTTTAACAGATAACTGAAATACGACACACATAAGGTGACGAATACGACAACAGGGCCATTAGAATTATGCCATGCAAGAGAAACACACATGGTACGGATAGCGTTTAATAAATGAAATGTTAAGACTGGTCAAGATCTTATATaacatgcatgtatattatgtatggatatatatataacatatataaCTTGCTAATGCCAagcatgaatatatatatatatatatatatatatatatatatatatattgtataaaAATCATTGCATTAATTATGTACAAAGTGACTTAATAATTGAAAAGCACAAAATACGGGTCCATGGACCAAAGGATACAGCTGCACCACCTATCCTTCAACCAAGAACTTGGTGGTGGGCCTATCATTCCTATTCTTTGACCGGacattaaaatagaagaagtGGAGGGAGGACCGCAGAGATGGCGTCGGCTCGAACAAGGATGCAGGGTGCAATTGCagcatggagaagaggaattggGAGAAGTGAAGGCTCGAAGCCGGTCGGTTGTGATTCACAGAAGGGTATAAGGGATCGAGGTGATTATATAGAAGGGGAAGATAGATTTTTCTAACCTCCAGCAGAATCGGAGAGGAGTTGGAGTCAGAATCGGTCTCCTCCTCAGACTCGAATAGAGCACAAGCTCTTGTTGGGCTACTCGCCAGGCTGGTTAAATTCTAGGCTGGGCTTCACATTTGCCCACACAAGCAACAATATATGAGACACGTATTTAGTTTTGCCTTATCTAGAGGTGCTATCCATTATTGTATGGAAGATCTCCCTAACTCAAgcaaagattctgaatttcactAGCATAACTATTATATTGGACCTTCTCACAGTGAATAGAGTTTAATATCTGTTTACTTTTCAAATCTTGTCTGTTTAGCTGATATCGTGTCTAACTTAAAATGCCCACCTCCACTGATGAAGCGGCAACTCATGAATCTTTCATGAAGCTGAAAAGATGCTGGGTTTTTCGACTTTTCAAGCGGCCAGATAGATTAATATCAGTTGTATTACTGGTCATCCATGAGAAGGAACCACTCCCATTTAAGATATGACCGTGTTGATGTATTAGATTCACAAATAAAGCTATGACGCATGCAGATTAATGGTAGACAAGAAAATCTAGTGCCAGTGCGCTCAGGTGCACACGTGTAAGATAAGTTATCCATTTATAGAATTCCATGGATATTGGTGCACCCACATCAGCGCACCCTTGTATTGGTGTAAATGTGTAGGGCCTGCATGGTTTTTGTGCCAGCCACTCTTACATAAGATGATGGGATAATATTGTTTTTTTGATGTTTAGACTAATGGAACCACTTAGTAACTTTATGGCAATATGAAAAAATCTAGAATCTTTGGCTAGACATATCTTAACTTCGGGGCACAAATTTTCTTAACAACGAAGGATCTATTTAGCTATTTCTATAGAATTAGGCTGAAAATTTTGTAGGACTCATGAATTGGACCGTTGATTTAAGCATAGCTCTATATCAAACAAATTCTATCCACTATAAAttttatagaaagaaaaaaaaaaactctttagaAATACAAGTTCAGTATCTGTACTGGGTTTGAACAAGCTCTTAGAAAATACAAATTAGATGGACCAGCAGATCCAATTTCTATAAAATTTTTCACtgaattctataaaaatatctaAATAGGCTCAAAAAAAATTCACCAAATAGTATATATTTTGTACAGAACAAATCCGGTCCCTCCTGCTGCACGCTATGATAATCTTCTATGCATTGTTGTCTAGGTTATCTGCAGAAATGCTCATCATATATATGATCCTCTATCCTTTAAAGACAaagttaagaaagaaaaaaaacaaaaaaccaaatGCTTTAGTCAATGCTTGAATGAATTATCCTGCCGACCAGAAAGATAACTTGGACGTGCCAATCCTCATCACATTGCTTGTGACGACGCTATTAGCTAGGTTGGTCGGACTTCAAGAAAATATTATATCTGTATGCCAATGATATGATATTTTATCGTCTGGAGATTTACAAGTTTGGTCAGCCTCAAGCATCTCATTCATGACGTCATCAACTTGTCCACTAAACTCTCATACTTCTCCGTGGGAACTGACAAATCCCACCAATGTTTGTTGTCGTTTTGTGTATCTTCAGGTTCTAGGTTCAGCTGTGTACGTCTTTGAAGCTATCTGCAAGAACCTTATCCGGTAATCTATGCTCACGAGATACTAATCCAGATTAAAAGTGGACATTAGGTTTCCTCGCGCCTAAACACAAAAAGGAATGTTAAAAATTTGTTAGGTTTCTAGATAATTAGCCAGAACCATGCAGGTGCCATGGATTATTGCTTTACAACAAACTATCTGCTCTCTTACAAATCGTAAAATAATTTCAGTTGAGTCTCACCATTGATAGATCTCTCAGTTTGTGAGAATCTATGCAGATGTGTATTTAATCTCGTATTGGCTCTATTTTAGATAgatttttgatatatatatatatatatatatggataaatcttgggtacttatataggatcaagaaatctaaataagatCTTTCGACTAGATTTTTTGGTATGGGTCCATTAAGATTGACCATGGGTTGATCATGGCGCTTGTGATTTGATTTGTTTAGATTTGGACTTTTAGTCTGGTGAGGATGCCAAAATAACTTcagtatttttaattttttttattaatttgcaAAATTAACATTAAGAAAAATAGCACAGTTGTTACTCTCTTAATATCGATCCTTTTAtctatatgttatattattttgATACTTGTTGCAGCTAGAAACCGTCCCAACCAAAGCGGCGAGCTGATGGAGTAGCTGGAGTGCTCGGCTTGTCTGCCTTCCAAATTGAAAAGTTTTCACTGCGCACCATAATGATGGCGCTTTGGTGACTTGCTGTGTCCACATCATAATCCACTTACTTGGAGCCCCTTGTGTATGTGTCTCAATGGCCGTGTAAGTCTTAGTTTTTGCACCTTCCATTAATGAAAGATTATCGAGTTGAACCATATGCGCTAGCTTAGCGGTGGACTAGCTCAACCATAAACCAACACGCATAAATACAGACAAAAAGAGacagaaagcaaaaaaaaaaaagaagagtgatACACGAGCATTTATATATGCATGTTGTTTTATAGTTAGACTGGTCTACCAGCTCAGCAGTAATCCGGTCTAGAATTACAGGATCACCTGTATTGCAATTACATCGTCATCCGCTTGTGGTTGGGCTCATGTATTGGTGAGAGGGTGATAAATGTAAGTTTACCGTCACACTAAAATGATAATGGTTGATGGGGTCCCCGCCGGCCGGCGACGCACTAGCGCTATTTTAATCAGAGGATGATGCTAAAGTAATCAGAAAAAACAGGACCACACCCAAACAAAAGCAAACAACGACGCTTGAAGCCCTTGGAGCCGGAACTAGTTTTTAAAACcttctctttttatttgttattttatctGAGGTCCAAACTAATAAGAGTCCGTTACGTGCCCTTTCTTTTCCTTAACCTTACTTGACAAAGAAAAcaatcagagagagagagaaaggtccTTCCACTCCCACCAGGAGCCTTCTATCTCCTTCTTAAAAGGCCACCTAATAATAAATAGCAATAATAATGGGATTAAAGTGACAGAGCACACGCGTGCATGCTTTCCAAGCTTAGGGAATAACAACCATACGATCGGCATAGGAGAAAGTGGGTGGATTCATCTTTGTAATTaaataaaacattgtgtttccTTTACAAGGCAATATTATAGCCCTTTTGAGGCAAACTTTCCTGGGTCTTTTTCATGAAAACTTGCTTTTTGTTGAGTGATGTTCGAGATAGGATGCGGAGGTTCTAATATGTCCCAAACTTTATTAACAAGGGGATCGATGCACATCATCCAACCCAAACCATAAGATGGTTGTGTGTTGGCCCATCACCAACTAGGATTGAGACTCCTCATAGCAATTCCTATCATGCATGAATTGCCAATTTCCACAGCATATCTCAGTGTTCAACATGGAACTAGCGGCTTAGGTGTCTTCTTCCTCTATGTGATAATTGATGCTTTGTGTTAAACAatgtttttctcaaaaaaagaggaagaaaaaaaaaacaatcatgGTACATATTTCATTATTTCCCTACCGAAAGCCCACTGTTATGTTTACatgcaacctttttttttttttttttttgaaggaacAAAAAAATATGTTGTCTGAGGACTTTACCAGGACTAACTAGTAAAAGACCTAAATTCGGAAATAATCTTAAAAACTAATTGTGTTCTGAAAAAAAATCGCAATATTGTATTGgtctagaaaaaaaatagaaattgcaTTATCATTATGGTCCAATAGAACGACAATATGTACATATCGCAGAAAAAGGCAAAAGGACAGGAAGGAATTCGTAAAGAGAAgaaatggcaaaaaaaaaaaaaaaaaaaaaagctaaagcCAAGCGAACAAGGGAATGTCAATTCAGCATGAGGATTGTAGTACTCTTTCCTTGAAAGATGAGTTTTCAAAGAAAGTTAGCTTGATAACAAGCCCTATTATATAGCAAGCAGGGATACAACTGTTACAGTGCTATCAAGGTAGTCAATACATGAGATGATTTTGTGACATACAACGGGTTCTACTAAATTCTTATAAGATTGCAGTATAAAACATCTGACAGTAGTTATGGACAGGAGTAGAAAGAGAAGTAAATTAGCCATTTCGGTTCTAGGACTCCCTGATCGTGTTGTCTCCTATGGAAGCGAGCACCTTGAACTCCTCATCATCTATCTTCCAAAGCGAGTCAGAACAATAGTCCCACACAGGAGAGGGCACCGAGGGGCAGGAAACACTAATGCAAGCTTCGTTCTTGTATCCCTCGAAGCTCATCAGCTCACTGATAAGCTCGGATGAGGCCATCTCATTCCAAATCTGATCCATGGGGTAACCCTTCACACCTTCCTCATTCTCTTCGAACCATGTCATCGAAGAGGTACCCTCTGCGACGCCATCCAGCTCATGCTTCCCTTCCCCAGCTTCTTCCGATGGAGGATCGCTGACGAGAGGGGAGGAAGGATTACTCGACGACGAAGAAGGTGACGGAGGGGGAGAGCTTCTATTCCGTTCTTGTGCTTTCTTTCTCATATGGGTCCTCCAGTAGTTCTTAATCTCATTATCGGTGCGGCCGGGTAGTCTCCGAGCAATACGAGACCACCTACAAGCAACCAATGATCATATTTGGGGAGTAGATCATTGCAACTGAAAGTTATGGACATAGTAGTATCATCAGAAATACGATTCACTAGAATTGACTGATAAAAGATTCctagatagataagaagatttttttttcttcttttttttaggaCAGTGAGAAGAAATAGTAGAGCATTTGCATGAGTGGATCAAACCTATTGCCCCATTTGGCATGGAGTTCAAGCACGAGGTGCTCTTCCTGGGGAGTCATGCGGCCGCGTTTGAGACCGGGGTGAAGGTAATTAACCCAACGcaacctgcaactctttccTGTCCTATTAAGACCTACAACACATATCAAACCACAGAGGTTAAACCGGTATCGTCCTCTACCTCTCCTATGGCCTACCACCCGCCACCGCGCAAACCTGACACCTTTGCTAAGAAATCCCAACGGCGTTCACCGAGCAAGCCCACAAACCATACCAGTTGGAGGTCTTCCTGCTCCGTCCAGGGGCCCTTTCTGGTGTCTCCTTTCGCCATCATCA
Encoded proteins:
- the LOC103711433 gene encoding myb-related protein MYBAS1-like isoform X1 → MMMAKGDTRKGPWTEQEDLQLVWFVGLLGERRWDFLAKVSGLNRTGKSCRLRWVNYLHPGLKRGRMTPQEEHLVLELHAKWGNRWSRIARRLPGRTDNEIKNYWRTHMRKKAQERNRSSPPPSPSSSSSNPSSPLVSDPPSEEAGEGKHELDGVAEGTSSMTWFEENEEGVKGYPMDQIWNEMASSELISELMSFEGYKNEACISVSCPSVPSPVWDYCSDSLWKIDDEEFKVLASIGDNTIRES
- the LOC103711433 gene encoding myb-related protein MYBAS1-like isoform X2, encoding MTPQEEHLVLELHAKWGNRWSRIARRLPGRTDNEIKNYWRTHMRKKAQERNRSSPPPSPSSSSSNPSSPLVSDPPSEEAGEGKHELDGVAEGTSSMTWFEENEEGVKGYPMDQIWNEMASSELISELMSFEGYKNEACISVSCPSVPSPVWDYCSDSLWKIDDEEFKVLASIGDNTIRES